The segment AAAGAGACCGAAGACCTGATCCAGATCGGAGCCTACAAAGCCGGATCGAATCCGCTGGTGGACGAAGCCATCGCCAAACGAGAACGCATCGACCGGTTCCTGCAACAGCGAATCGACGAATCGGCCTCGTTTCACGATACATTAGAAACAATGGGGAGGACGCTCGAATAATGGTTCCGTTTAAATTTCGATTGCAAAAAGCGCTAGAACACCGCGAAAGCCTGGAAGAGGAAGCAAAGAAGCAGTTACAATTTGCCGTAACCAAGCGAGCCGCCCAAGAGGAGGCCATCCGCGAAAGGCAAGAACAATGGATCGCCTATGCCGCGCGCAGACGACCGAACAACCCGCAAGAACTTACAGAGCGCGAACGCTTTCTAACCGGACTGGAGCGCGAAATCGAACGGCTGAAGAACGAGCTGGACATCTTGTTA is part of the Armatimonadota bacterium genome and harbors:
- a CDS encoding flagellar FliJ family protein — encoded protein: MVPFKFRLQKALEHRESLEEEAKKQLQFAVTKRAAQEEAIRERQEQWIAYAARRRPNNPQELTERERFLTGLEREIERLKNELDILLGEEREARDAYLERRRDCETLEKLKEREQEAHAVAARRWEHRQSDEAIAQRRAA